In a single window of the Streptomyces sp. CGMCC 4.7035 genome:
- a CDS encoding alpha/beta hydrolase gives MPDDDAPRDAAARDAAEEASAFSHPPVDPDATAAYGDHPDQVIDFYAPRETEPGGSAGTTGSAPLVVVLHGGAWRAPYDRRHITPFADFLARRGFAVANIEYRRGALIPAQADGEAVDSGVGAGGGTGPVAGRWPDTFDDVAAAFDALPALLREALPQADPRRTVITGHSAGGHLALWAAARHVLPPDAPWRTDRPAPLRGVVALAPIADFHVAGKLEVCGGAAAQLLGGESLFAERRPYADPALLLPTGIATTLVQGRTDVVVPQAVAEAYAEAAAKAGEVVGLTLLEDVGHFPLIDPAADACAVVAEEIAQLAW, from the coding sequence ATGCCGGACGACGACGCCCCCCGCGATGCCGCGGCGCGTGACGCCGCGGAAGAGGCGTCCGCCTTCTCGCACCCGCCGGTGGACCCCGACGCCACCGCCGCGTACGGCGACCACCCCGACCAGGTGATCGACTTCTACGCCCCGCGGGAGACGGAGCCGGGCGGATCGGCGGGCACCACAGGTTCCGCTCCCCTCGTCGTCGTTCTGCACGGAGGCGCGTGGCGGGCGCCGTACGACCGTCGGCACATCACCCCGTTCGCGGACTTCCTGGCCCGCCGGGGCTTCGCCGTGGCCAACATCGAGTACCGCCGGGGCGCGCTCATCCCGGCCCAGGCCGACGGGGAGGCCGTGGACTCGGGAGTGGGCGCGGGCGGCGGTACGGGGCCGGTCGCGGGCCGTTGGCCGGACACGTTCGACGATGTCGCGGCCGCGTTCGACGCGCTTCCGGCGCTCCTACGGGAGGCGCTGCCGCAGGCCGATCCGCGCCGCACGGTGATCACCGGCCACTCGGCGGGGGGCCACCTCGCGCTGTGGGCCGCGGCCCGCCACGTCCTGCCGCCGGACGCCCCGTGGCGCACGGACCGCCCGGCTCCACTGCGCGGCGTCGTGGCGCTCGCTCCGATCGCGGACTTCCACGTCGCCGGGAAGCTGGAGGTGTGCGGCGGCGCGGCGGCCCAGCTCCTGGGTGGGGAATCCCTGTTCGCGGAGCGCCGGCCCTACGCGGACCCGGCTCTCCTGCTGCCCACCGGCATCGCCACGACCCTCGTGCAGGGCCGTACGGACGTCGTGGTCCCGCAGGCGGTCGCCGAGGCGTACGCGGAGGCGGCGGCGAAGGCGGGCGAGGTCGTCGGCCTCACGCTCCTCGAGGACGTCGGCCACTTCCCGCTGATCGACCCGGCGGCGGACGCGTGCGCTGTGGTGGCGGAGGAGATCGCGCAGTTGGCGTGGTAG
- a CDS encoding alpha/beta hydrolase produces MGFRERRPTAVAYEDGRAPGGRRTDGGCGAEGADPLGAAEEAGRSPRPRLGRPRLGRLCRTLLAVLVMGAVVVPLSAAARPRIPAPPPAALAPLSVATLTETYAANRANAAEASRMAAAHGARDRAAADRAMASPSRDFLAFDGRGTGRATEVFGDLATAEHIAVLVPGSDTTLDTYGRFRAGALALHRSTGPRTAVIAWLGYDTPRTLGTGALTTTRAEEAAPLLERFIRELRGAVGLLPGVSLLCHSYGTVVCARAAAAVDVQDVVLVGSPGTGVDSASALHTRARVWAARGADDWIAEVPHLRADLFGTTVGFGTDPVSPAYGARVFAAGGGGHSDYFKPGSASLANLSRIVLGATSEVTRA; encoded by the coding sequence ATGGGATTCCGGGAGAGGCGACCCACCGCGGTCGCGTACGAGGACGGGAGAGCGCCGGGAGGCCGCCGCACTGACGGCGGCTGTGGAGCTGAGGGCGCCGATCCGCTCGGTGCCGCCGAAGAGGCCGGGCGGAGCCCTCGTCCGCGACTCGGGCGACCGCGCCTCGGCCGCCTCTGCCGCACCCTGCTCGCCGTGCTGGTCATGGGTGCCGTCGTCGTTCCCCTCTCGGCTGCCGCGCGTCCCCGAATCCCGGCCCCGCCACCGGCTGCGCTCGCCCCCCTTTCGGTGGCCACGCTCACCGAGACGTACGCGGCGAACCGCGCCAACGCCGCCGAGGCGTCCCGGATGGCCGCGGCCCACGGCGCCCGGGACCGAGCGGCGGCGGACCGCGCCATGGCCTCCCCGAGCCGCGACTTCCTGGCCTTCGACGGGCGGGGCACGGGCCGCGCGACGGAGGTCTTCGGCGACCTGGCCACGGCGGAGCACATAGCGGTCCTGGTCCCGGGTTCCGACACGACACTGGACACGTACGGCCGCTTTCGCGCGGGCGCCCTGGCCCTGCACCGCAGCACGGGCCCGCGCACCGCCGTCATCGCCTGGCTCGGCTACGACACGCCCCGCACGCTCGGCACCGGCGCGCTCACGACGACCCGGGCCGAGGAGGCCGCCCCACTGCTGGAGCGGTTCATACGCGAACTGCGAGGCGCGGTGGGCCTGTTGCCCGGCGTCTCCCTCCTCTGCCACTCCTACGGCACGGTGGTCTGCGCCCGCGCGGCCGCCGCCGTGGACGTCCAGGATGTCGTCCTGGTCGGCAGCCCGGGCACGGGTGTGGACTCCGCGTCCGCCCTGCACACCCGCGCCCGCGTCTGGGCGGCCCGCGGCGCCGACGACTGGATCGCGGAGGTGCCTCACCTGCGCGCGGACCTGTTCGGCACGACCGTCGGCTTCGGCACGGATCCGGTGTCCCCGGCCTATGGCGCCCGTGTCTTCGCCGCCGGCGGTGGCGGCCACAGCGACTACTTCAAGCCGGGCTCGGCCTCCCTGGCCAACCTGTCCCGGATCGTACTCGGAGCCACCTCGGAGGTGACCCGTGCGTGA
- a CDS encoding acyltransferase family protein — protein sequence MRDRSLWYRSLWGPPLNSIRTAARRIDAATPVERDRATDALRAFAILGVVLGHWLVTALVADGGTLRTASPLHFMPWLAPISWMFQTLAVFFLVGGHVATKGYASARARGVTYGRWLRLRLTRLFKPVAAVVTLWAVAAGCLLATGAEAGTIHTLVKLALSPLWFLLVFAALTAATPLLTRLNPLWPLAVVLHVDLIRFGLGGPSWLGWMNLAAGWLVPYTLGAAWTRGELDGRRAGWVLLSGGAVATAGLVAWAGYPASMVGVPGAAVSNLNPPTLAAVTFGLAQCGLALLLRDRLRRAMRRPLAWAAVALVNLSAMTIFLWHQTALMATTATGLLAGRLPGLHTAPDDLTWVVARLAWLPVFVLSLAVCWSAFRTYEQGTRRVRGRRSRVVVVHRSGRAEAKVTDGA from the coding sequence GTGCGTGACCGTAGCCTGTGGTACCGGAGCCTGTGGGGGCCGCCCCTGAACTCCATACGCACCGCGGCCCGGCGGATCGACGCCGCCACTCCCGTGGAGCGGGACCGCGCGACAGACGCCCTGCGGGCCTTCGCGATCCTCGGCGTCGTCCTGGGCCACTGGCTGGTGACCGCCCTGGTCGCCGACGGCGGCACCCTGCGCACCGCGAGCCCGCTGCACTTCATGCCGTGGCTGGCCCCGATCTCCTGGATGTTCCAGACGCTCGCCGTGTTCTTCCTGGTGGGCGGCCATGTGGCGACGAAGGGATATGCCTCGGCACGCGCGCGGGGCGTCACTTACGGGCGGTGGCTACGCCTCCGCCTGACCCGTCTGTTCAAGCCCGTCGCGGCGGTCGTGACCCTGTGGGCGGTCGCGGCGGGCTGCCTGCTCGCGACCGGCGCGGAGGCCGGCACGATCCACACCCTGGTGAAGCTGGCCCTGTCGCCCCTGTGGTTCCTGCTGGTCTTCGCCGCCCTGACGGCGGCGACCCCGCTGCTGACGCGGCTCAACCCGTTGTGGCCGCTGGCCGTCGTTCTCCATGTGGACCTCATCCGCTTCGGACTCGGCGGCCCGTCCTGGCTCGGCTGGATGAACCTGGCGGCGGGCTGGCTCGTGCCGTACACGCTGGGCGCGGCCTGGACGCGTGGTGAACTGGACGGCCGGCGCGCGGGCTGGGTGCTGCTGTCGGGCGGCGCGGTGGCGACGGCGGGGCTGGTGGCATGGGCGGGCTACCCGGCGTCGATGGTCGGCGTTCCGGGCGCCGCGGTCTCGAACCTCAACCCGCCGACCCTGGCCGCTGTCACCTTCGGCCTGGCCCAGTGCGGACTGGCACTGCTGCTGCGCGACCGGCTGCGCCGCGCGATGCGCCGTCCCCTGGCCTGGGCGGCGGTGGCACTGGTGAACCTCTCCGCGATGACGATCTTCCTCTGGCATCAGACGGCCCTGATGGCGACCACCGCGACAGGCCTCCTCGCGGGCCGCCTGCCGGGCCTGCACACCGCTCCGGACGACCTGACCTGGGTGGTCGCCCGTCTGGCCTGGCTCCCCGTGTTCGTCTTGTCCCTCGCCGTGTGCTGGTCCGCCTTCCGCACCTACGAACAGGGGACGCGCCGGGTCCGGGGCCGTCGTTCCCGGGTGGTCGTCGTCCACAGATCCGGCCGCGCAGAAGCGAAGGTGACCGACGGTGCTTAA
- a CDS encoding response regulator transcription factor, which translates to MTSSTIRVLIADDQMMVRQGFTVLLNAQPDIEVVGQAVDGKDAIAKVAELAPDVVLMDIRMPELGGIEATRRITEDTPHPRVLVLTTFDLDEYVYDALRAGASGFLLKDASADQLAEAVRVVAAGDALLAPGITRRLIAEFSRLDSTPRAPLKVRVGDLTERETEVLALIAQGLSNAEIAERLVVAEQTVKTHVGRILVKLGLRDRTQAAVFAYESGLVRPSGY; encoded by the coding sequence ATGACGAGCAGCACCATCCGCGTACTGATCGCCGACGACCAGATGATGGTCCGGCAGGGCTTCACGGTGCTGCTCAACGCCCAGCCCGACATCGAGGTCGTCGGTCAGGCCGTCGACGGGAAGGACGCGATCGCCAAGGTCGCCGAACTCGCCCCGGACGTCGTCCTGATGGACATCCGCATGCCCGAGCTGGGCGGCATCGAGGCGACCCGCCGCATCACCGAGGACACCCCGCACCCCAGGGTCCTGGTGCTCACCACCTTCGACCTCGACGAGTACGTGTACGACGCCCTGCGCGCCGGCGCCTCCGGCTTCCTGCTGAAGGACGCCTCCGCCGACCAGCTAGCCGAAGCCGTACGGGTGGTGGCGGCGGGCGACGCGCTCCTCGCGCCCGGGATCACCCGGCGTCTGATCGCCGAGTTCTCCCGTCTGGACAGCACCCCCCGGGCCCCGCTCAAGGTACGCGTCGGCGACCTCACCGAGCGCGAGACGGAGGTCCTCGCCCTCATCGCCCAGGGCCTGTCGAACGCGGAGATCGCCGAACGCCTCGTCGTGGCCGAGCAGACCGTGAAGACCCATGTGGGCCGCATCCTGGTGAAGCTGGGGCTGCGCGACCGCACCCAGGCGGCGGTGTTCGCCTACGAGTCGGGGCTGGTGCGGCCGTCGGGGTACTGA
- a CDS encoding FHA domain-containing protein, translated as MGAGSEGGPPYLVVVVPSRFAGQKWELSGTAHVVGRFGDIRLSSLDVSKRHAEVRRGSDGVWVNDLDSRNGVLHNGRRIESGRPVRLAEGDRLQFGSVQVVFRGNAPQPRPGQQTSPTDPDRTTAWPGTHASPSGSGRSYTVGDSSVTDVRDFRWRRARRGHGPDSDLPDPPPHHADPPPIEDDARTMATRHLAAATQLDPAFADLVVGQVIDEPYRALAPVFGADLGVVTRWALEARRRRLTRDLVLAALLVTLLTVLGLGVRDHLGTIREAGFGGDWWRPYAVGAVALLGMAWPVVAVDLWVRDYLVLRRRLSARHYEPARAPQALGGRARARLAVVAERPAGNLVVCSDYLPFAGSGDQVAEWDRPVDIRRGSIRRDGGRRDPQRFRTDELYDVLIAAARRLGLANLRVDERLFVDGTSVAHDRRLLPDRLRPPLTRIPTGVIRGMPDGLGSTRRSYVSIEVPAWSGQLVLTMFLRAVQVEGTLYLEFSAYALLPMRPEYYAVDRLPYRTGPGAVVRALSTALPRTLPTLLRAPGALARRAADSRAGAARRHRQRRTISGGYLFDYGAHYSIRELARSQDEGHYFLGRDLSRVLNTTQQHLLNTIGDFLESKGIDSDDFQRLQQNVVQNFGDDKRVYVRDNHGALYAHSKHAQRQPGGKAPAPGRTAPHG; from the coding sequence GTGGGAGCCGGAAGTGAGGGCGGGCCGCCCTATCTCGTCGTCGTGGTGCCGTCTCGGTTCGCGGGACAGAAGTGGGAGTTGAGCGGCACGGCGCACGTGGTCGGACGGTTCGGGGACATCCGGCTCTCCTCCCTCGACGTCAGCAAGCGCCATGCCGAGGTGCGGCGCGGCAGTGACGGCGTCTGGGTCAACGACCTCGACTCCCGCAACGGCGTCCTGCACAACGGCCGCCGGATCGAGTCCGGCCGACCCGTCCGGCTCGCCGAGGGAGACCGTTTGCAGTTCGGTTCCGTGCAGGTGGTGTTCCGCGGCAACGCGCCGCAGCCCCGGCCCGGGCAGCAGACCTCGCCCACAGACCCCGACCGCACCACCGCCTGGCCCGGCACCCACGCCTCTCCTTCGGGGAGCGGGCGGTCGTACACCGTCGGCGACTCCTCCGTCACCGACGTCCGCGACTTCCGGTGGCGCCGCGCGAGGCGCGGGCACGGTCCGGACAGCGACCTGCCGGACCCTCCGCCGCACCACGCCGATCCCCCGCCCATCGAGGACGACGCGCGCACCATGGCGACCCGGCACCTCGCCGCGGCCACCCAGCTCGACCCCGCGTTCGCCGATCTGGTGGTGGGCCAGGTGATCGACGAGCCCTACCGCGCCCTCGCGCCCGTCTTCGGCGCGGACCTCGGGGTCGTGACGCGCTGGGCCCTCGAGGCGCGCCGACGGCGGCTGACGCGCGACCTCGTTCTGGCCGCCCTGCTCGTCACCCTGCTGACCGTGCTCGGACTGGGCGTCCGGGACCACCTCGGGACCATCAGGGAGGCCGGGTTCGGGGGCGACTGGTGGCGGCCCTACGCCGTCGGGGCGGTGGCACTGCTCGGGATGGCCTGGCCGGTCGTCGCCGTGGACCTCTGGGTGCGCGACTACCTCGTCCTGCGGCGGAGGCTGTCCGCGCGGCACTACGAGCCCGCCCGGGCACCGCAGGCACTCGGCGGCCGGGCCCGCGCGCGGCTCGCCGTCGTCGCCGAGCGGCCGGCCGGGAACCTCGTCGTCTGCTCCGACTACCTGCCCTTCGCGGGCAGCGGGGACCAAGTGGCCGAGTGGGACAGACCCGTCGACATCCGCCGGGGCTCGATCCGGAGGGACGGCGGCCGGCGCGATCCGCAGCGGTTCAGGACCGACGAGTTGTACGACGTGCTCATCGCCGCCGCCCGGCGGCTCGGCCTGGCCAATCTGCGCGTGGATGAGCGTCTCTTCGTGGACGGCACCTCGGTCGCCCATGACCGCCGACTGCTGCCGGACCGGCTGCGGCCGCCCCTCACGCGTATCCCGACGGGCGTCATCCGCGGCATGCCGGATGGGCTGGGGTCCACGAGACGCTCGTACGTGAGCATCGAAGTTCCGGCCTGGAGCGGGCAGTTGGTGCTGACGATGTTCCTGCGCGCAGTGCAGGTCGAGGGGACGCTGTACCTGGAGTTCTCGGCGTACGCCCTGCTGCCGATGCGGCCGGAGTACTACGCGGTCGACCGGCTGCCCTACCGGACGGGCCCCGGCGCGGTCGTACGGGCACTGTCCACCGCGCTGCCGCGGACGCTGCCCACGCTGCTGCGGGCGCCGGGGGCGCTCGCCCGGCGCGCCGCGGACTCACGTGCGGGGGCGGCGCGGCGGCACCGGCAGCGGCGCACGATCAGCGGGGGCTATCTGTTCGACTACGGGGCGCACTACAGCATCCGGGAACTCGCCCGCAGCCAGGACGAGGGGCACTACTTCCTCGGCCGGGACCTGAGCCGGGTCCTCAACACGACCCAGCAGCACCTACTGAACACGATCGGCGACTTCCTGGAGTCCAAGGGGATCGACTCGGACGACTTCCAGCGGCTCCAGCAGAACGTGGTGCAGAACTTCGGCGACGACAAACGGGTCTACGTCAGGGACAACCACGGTGCCCTGTACGCCCACAGCAAGCACGCCCAGCGTCAGCCGGGCGGCAAGGCCCCGGCTCCTGGCCGGACGGCACCGCACGGCTGA
- a CDS encoding sensor histidine kinase: MLRTLRDDLWTFAPAPLPPLSRPRLLRRAPHVLVCVMAFALAFGAGSEPTDSYGVTFGLGAAIGCAQGGAVAIALWRPLPAWWLSLTATVVSAQAARVAPGGVLHVSPEPPLWPWTGPGITACAVVLFLLALRMPARVSAGALALTALTTYVLQGVEGAVSYSPTGLMAVVVFTVVLLVGTALRGRREARNQLVELTTVTAEERARRTLLEERNRIARELHDVVAHHMSVISIQAQVAPHLVENPSDELRENLDGIRKNALEALTELRRVLGVLRSENPDDPYGIGSGTGAAPDSPQPTLDRLGSLVENTRAAGLEVLTEITGEVRPLPPGVELSAYRIIQEALSNALRHAPGSTVRVELGYFPRGVQVRVINSRPTRSAPPSPGAGHGLLGMRERAVMLGGTLVTSETSCGGFAVACFLPSPENSRPGDDPTGRTGEEDQ; this comes from the coding sequence TTGCTGCGGACCCTCCGGGACGACCTGTGGACGTTCGCCCCCGCGCCGCTTCCGCCGCTCTCGCGCCCGCGCCTGCTCCGCCGGGCGCCGCACGTCCTGGTCTGCGTGATGGCGTTCGCCCTGGCGTTCGGAGCCGGGTCCGAGCCGACAGACAGCTATGGAGTGACCTTCGGGCTCGGTGCGGCGATCGGGTGCGCGCAGGGCGGGGCCGTCGCCATCGCCCTGTGGCGTCCCCTGCCCGCCTGGTGGCTGTCGCTCACGGCGACGGTCGTGTCCGCCCAGGCCGCCCGGGTCGCCCCGGGCGGCGTCCTGCACGTGTCCCCCGAACCGCCGCTGTGGCCCTGGACGGGACCGGGCATCACGGCGTGCGCCGTCGTGCTGTTCCTGCTCGCCCTGCGGATGCCCGCCCGGGTCAGCGCCGGGGCACTGGCGCTGACCGCCCTGACGACGTATGTGCTCCAGGGCGTCGAGGGCGCTGTCTCGTACTCCCCGACCGGGCTGATGGCGGTGGTCGTCTTCACCGTCGTCCTCCTCGTCGGCACGGCGCTGCGCGGCCGCCGCGAAGCCCGTAACCAGCTCGTCGAACTGACCACCGTCACCGCCGAGGAACGGGCCCGCCGCACCCTCCTGGAGGAGCGCAACCGCATCGCCCGCGAACTGCACGACGTCGTCGCCCACCACATGTCGGTGATCTCCATCCAGGCCCAGGTCGCCCCGCACCTCGTGGAGAACCCCTCCGACGAGCTGAGGGAGAACCTGGACGGCATCCGCAAGAACGCGCTGGAGGCCCTGACCGAACTGCGCCGCGTCCTGGGTGTCCTGCGCTCGGAGAACCCCGATGACCCCTACGGCATAGGGAGCGGCACCGGTGCCGCCCCGGACTCCCCGCAGCCCACCCTCGACCGGCTCGGCTCCCTGGTGGAGAACACCCGAGCGGCCGGTCTGGAGGTGCTGACGGAGATCACCGGCGAGGTGCGCCCCCTGCCGCCCGGCGTGGAGCTGTCGGCGTACCGGATCATCCAGGAGGCCCTCAGCAACGCGCTGCGGCACGCCCCGGGTTCCACCGTCCGCGTCGAACTCGGCTACTTCCCACGGGGCGTGCAGGTGCGGGTCATCAACTCCCGGCCCACACGCTCGGCCCCGCCCTCGCCGGGTGCGGGGCACGGCCTGCTCGGCATGCGGGAGCGCGCCGTGATGCTCGGTGGCACCCTCGTCACGTCCGAGACGTCGTGCGGTGGTTTCGCCGTAGCTTGCTTCCTGCCGAGCCCCGAAAACTCCCGGCCCGGCGACGACCCCACCGGCCGGACAGGAGAAGAGGACCAATGA